Proteins encoded by one window of Pseudomonas tructae:
- a CDS encoding alpha/beta hydrolase, whose translation MSVNPDIAAYLQLVNAGRASGKSQAMHVLSPEQARLEFDQSSLLMGMGGQGLGEVSAVHIPTRDGQRLDARLYRPSDCAAGLPVLLYFHGGGYVVGSLDSHDAICQGLAENTTCLVLSVAYRLAPQWRFPTACEDAEDAWRWLCSEAAALGGDPQRLAVAGDSVGGSLATLVAQSAAAHQQPLLQVLIYPVTDASQVRASIERYAQGYLLEKDTLAWFYQQYARTPADLHDPRFSPLLAALDGGQAPVLMVLAECDPLVDEGQAYAAALGEAGVTVDLQLYAGMTHDFLRMDALVDEAEEALQYIAQALRKAFGGL comes from the coding sequence ATGTCAGTGAATCCCGATATTGCCGCTTACCTGCAACTGGTCAATGCCGGCCGCGCCAGCGGCAAGAGCCAGGCCATGCATGTGCTCAGCCCCGAACAGGCGCGCCTTGAGTTCGACCAGTCGTCATTGTTGATGGGCATGGGGGGCCAAGGGCTGGGCGAAGTCAGCGCGGTGCACATCCCCACCCGTGACGGCCAGCGCCTTGATGCGCGCTTGTATCGCCCCTCGGACTGCGCCGCCGGGTTGCCGGTGCTGTTGTACTTTCATGGCGGAGGCTATGTGGTCGGTAGCCTCGACTCCCATGATGCGATCTGCCAGGGGCTGGCCGAGAACACTACTTGCCTGGTGCTCTCGGTGGCGTACCGATTGGCCCCGCAGTGGCGCTTCCCGACCGCCTGCGAAGATGCCGAAGATGCCTGGCGCTGGCTGTGCAGCGAGGCGGCGGCACTGGGCGGTGACCCGCAGCGCCTGGCTGTGGCCGGTGACAGCGTCGGGGGCAGCCTGGCGACCCTGGTCGCGCAATCTGCTGCGGCGCACCAGCAGCCGCTGCTGCAGGTGTTGATCTATCCGGTCACCGATGCCAGCCAGGTGCGCGCCTCCATCGAGCGCTATGCCCAGGGCTATTTGCTGGAGAAGGACACCCTGGCGTGGTTCTACCAGCAGTACGCCAGAACCCCGGCAGACCTGCACGATCCGCGTTTTTCGCCGTTGCTGGCGGCGCTCGACGGGGGCCAGGCACCGGTGCTGATGGTGCTGGCCGAATGCGACCCGCTGGTGGACGAAGGCCAGGCCTATGCTGCGGCACTGGGTGAGGCGGGGGTGACGGTGGACCTGCAACTGTACGCCGGCATGACCCATGACTTCCTGCGCATGGACGCCCTGGTCGATGAGGCCGAAGAGGCATTGCAGTACATTGCCCAGGCGTTGCGCAAGGCATTTGGGGGCTTGTAG